One genomic segment of Paenibacillus xylanexedens includes these proteins:
- a CDS encoding Vat family streptogramin A O-acetyltransferase yields the protein MAPDKTKLFPNENIRTVCYIQNLPPRTNVDIGDYTYYSDNTNPPEQFYDRIQHHYDFIGDRLVIGNFCAIAEGVTFIMNGANHRMEGMTTYPFNIFGGGWERVTPTLEQLPYKGDTVLGNDVWLGQNVTIMPGITIGDGAIVASNSTVVKDIEPYTIVGGNPAKTVKKRFDEETIALLLELKWWDQDEEWLDTHLERLVSTYDLQILRELLNSK from the coding sequence ATGGCCCCTGATAAAACAAAACTTTTCCCGAATGAGAATATCCGTACGGTATGTTACATTCAAAACCTACCGCCGCGTACCAATGTGGACATCGGTGATTATACGTATTATAGCGATAATACAAATCCGCCAGAGCAATTCTATGACCGGATACAGCATCATTATGACTTTATTGGTGATCGCCTGGTCATTGGCAATTTCTGTGCAATTGCGGAAGGTGTGACATTCATTATGAATGGCGCGAATCATCGGATGGAGGGTATGACCACGTATCCGTTCAACATTTTCGGTGGAGGATGGGAGCGTGTGACACCTACACTGGAACAACTTCCATATAAGGGTGACACGGTACTGGGAAACGATGTATGGCTTGGACAAAATGTAACGATCATGCCTGGTATCACAATTGGAGACGGGGCAATCGTTGCCTCCAATTCAACCGTTGTTAAGGACATTGAACCCTATACGATTGTTGGTGGTAATCCAGCCAAGACTGTTAAAAAGCGTTTTGACGAAGAGACGATTGCACTGCTGCTGGAATTGAAGTGGTGGGATCAGGATGAGGAATGGCTGGATACGCATTTGGAACGTCTTGTCTCTACATATGATCTACAGATCTTGCGCGAACTTCTGAACAGCAAATAG
- a CDS encoding HU family DNA-binding protein translates to MDKEQLITEVAKAGGFSKKNAEKAVTVVLDSILEALKEGKEVQVVGFGKFEVQKREARTGKSRRTGKEIQLPAGKVPVFTAGLSMKEALN, encoded by the coding sequence ATGGATAAAGAACAATTGATCACAGAAGTAGCCAAGGCTGGCGGTTTCTCCAAGAAGAATGCTGAAAAAGCTGTAACCGTTGTATTGGATTCGATTCTCGAAGCTCTCAAAGAAGGTAAAGAAGTTCAAGTGGTTGGATTTGGGAAATTCGAAGTACAGAAGCGTGAGGCAAGAACAGGAAAAAGTCGGAGAACAGGCAAGGAAATTCAACTACCTGCAGGTAAAGTTCCTGTATTCACAGCAGGCTTAAGCATGAAAGAAGCTTTAAATTAA
- a CDS encoding cold-shock protein, giving the protein MQTGTVKWFNADKGFGFIETEEGTDVFVHFSAIQGEGYKSLDEGQRVQFEVTQGNRGPQAENVTKL; this is encoded by the coding sequence ATGCAAACAGGTACAGTGAAATGGTTCAACGCGGATAAAGGATTCGGCTTTATCGAAACTGAAGAAGGAACAGATGTATTCGTTCATTTCAGTGCAATTCAAGGTGAAGGTTACAAATCTTTGGACGAAGGTCAACGCGTTCAATTTGAAGTAACTCAAGGTAACCGTGGACCACAAGCTGAGAACGTTACTAAACTTTAA
- a CDS encoding tyrosine-type recombinase/integrase, which yields MNQSSGVSVQREPTVEEFIHMLAKEGELHPKTVKEYASDLKHFIEWYKESTMLSEEMTLQIEDVDTSTLVSYREDAHQVMLLKPATINRRLITLKRFFKWAVLESRLSHDPSKPLKFIPEDKVSPRRITLEEEQAFLAAVEYGNSLRDQTILTLMFHTGLRTMEVCNLKPHDIELGRRSGHLTVRADKRNVQRKIPLNIQCVVMLNQYLSDLAPDRAYLFPSEKTNDRLTERALRHLIKKVMITAGLEGLSSHDLRHRFGYAMAEHTPLHRLAEIMGHTNPDTTMIYFKALSTNHRKEQE from the coding sequence ATGAATCAGTCATCAGGGGTTTCGGTGCAGCGGGAACCGACAGTAGAGGAATTCATACATATGCTTGCTAAAGAGGGAGAATTACATCCCAAAACCGTGAAGGAATATGCAAGTGATCTGAAACACTTTATCGAATGGTACAAGGAAAGCACCATGCTTAGCGAAGAAATGACATTGCAAATCGAAGACGTAGATACATCCACTTTAGTCAGTTATCGTGAAGATGCTCACCAAGTTATGTTATTGAAACCAGCCACCATTAACCGGAGATTGATTACGCTGAAGCGTTTTTTCAAATGGGCTGTCTTGGAATCTAGGCTCAGTCATGACCCTTCCAAACCATTAAAATTCATTCCGGAAGACAAAGTAAGTCCACGCCGAATAACATTGGAAGAAGAGCAGGCATTCCTCGCGGCAGTGGAGTATGGTAATTCCCTTCGTGATCAGACCATCCTGACCCTTATGTTTCACACAGGCTTGCGAACGATGGAGGTATGCAACCTCAAGCCTCATGATATCGAACTTGGTAGACGAAGCGGTCACCTGACAGTGAGAGCCGATAAACGCAACGTGCAACGTAAGATCCCTTTGAATATACAGTGTGTTGTCATGTTGAATCAGTACTTATCTGATCTTGCTCCCGATCGTGCGTATCTTTTTCCTTCAGAGAAGACAAATGATCGTTTAACGGAGAGAGCACTGCGCCACCTGATTAAAAAAGTAATGATAACAGCAGGGCTGGAAGGACTGAGTTCACACGACTTGCGTCATCGTTTTGGCTACGCTATGGCTGAACATACGCCACTGCACCGTTTGGCCGAGATAATGGGACACACCAACCCAGATACAACAATGATTTATTTTAAAGCATTAAGTACGAATCATCGTAAAGAACAAGAATGA
- a CDS encoding response regulator: protein MYRVLLVDDEEDVREGLVVEVDWEALDLRIVGLAENGREALEMAERVEPDIVVTDISMPFMNGLELAQRLRKRNPLVKVVILTGYDEFDYARQAISLSVDEYLLKPFSAGHLTELLTRLRAQMASEVAEREDVQQLREHYHTSLPLLQADLLATLLHRQKSSTYIHSKAKQCGLDLTGERYGVSVLTLHMDGDVQKEKSEGVFSEPPQRHNKTISEVADQSEIFVPGGSLRQSEDAELKRFAALNIAAEVWAEHGAGHAFMHQETIVLLYVDRTGGTDGAKRQQKALENVMRSINHYLRIPATVGSGQIVDTLADVNHAYEDALLALDYRLVPGTDSIIYIADVERQTAGKLRFDELKQQTLTRCLKAGTQAELEEALAIIFREITVEHGRSDIQLYLIEVLTTVWKAAQASGEEMEDIFGAGFQLYADLFRLPGLTDAQKKVREVCLLVQHRIASGRQHVYKDIVEQALVFTKEHYADPDLSIQKVCGHLHISSGYFCGIFKKEVQLTFLQYLMQIRMEAARELLRSTELKSFEIAEQVGFAEPNYFSFCFKKHIGVSPKEYRKQASQAASEGSIR from the coding sequence ATGTACCGGGTACTGCTGGTGGATGATGAAGAAGATGTGCGTGAAGGACTTGTTGTAGAGGTCGATTGGGAAGCGCTCGATCTGCGGATAGTCGGTTTGGCTGAGAATGGGCGGGAAGCATTGGAGATGGCGGAGCGGGTAGAGCCGGATATTGTGGTGACCGATATCAGCATGCCATTCATGAATGGTTTGGAACTCGCACAAAGATTGAGGAAGCGTAATCCACTCGTGAAGGTGGTCATTTTGACTGGATATGATGAATTTGATTATGCGAGGCAAGCCATCTCGTTAAGTGTGGACGAATATCTATTGAAGCCGTTCTCGGCAGGACATCTCACCGAACTGCTCACAAGATTGCGCGCCCAGATGGCGTCTGAAGTGGCTGAGCGTGAAGATGTACAGCAGCTGCGTGAGCATTATCATACCAGTTTGCCTTTATTACAGGCAGATCTGCTGGCGACCTTGCTCCATCGGCAGAAATCCTCGACATATATTCATAGTAAAGCTAAACAATGCGGATTGGATCTGACAGGAGAACGTTATGGGGTGTCCGTATTGACACTGCATATGGATGGAGATGTACAGAAGGAGAAGTCTGAGGGAGTATTCAGCGAGCCCCCACAGCGACATAACAAAACAATATCCGAGGTAGCGGACCAGTCTGAGATATTCGTTCCCGGAGGTTCCTTGCGTCAATCTGAGGATGCTGAGCTGAAACGCTTTGCTGCACTTAACATTGCGGCAGAAGTTTGGGCGGAGCATGGGGCTGGTCATGCCTTTATGCATCAGGAGACGATTGTCCTGCTCTATGTGGATCGCACGGGCGGTACAGATGGAGCGAAGCGGCAACAGAAGGCATTGGAAAATGTGATGCGCAGCATCAACCACTATTTACGTATCCCGGCTACGGTGGGATCGGGTCAGATTGTGGATACACTCGCGGATGTGAATCATGCCTATGAAGATGCCCTGCTGGCATTGGATTATCGGCTTGTGCCCGGGACGGATTCAATCATATACATTGCGGACGTAGAGCGACAGACGGCGGGCAAGCTACGTTTCGACGAATTGAAGCAGCAGACGCTGACAAGATGCCTGAAGGCAGGTACACAAGCAGAGTTGGAGGAAGCACTTGCGATCATTTTCCGGGAAATTACAGTGGAACACGGGCGAAGTGATATTCAGCTCTATTTAATTGAAGTGTTAACAACAGTATGGAAGGCAGCACAGGCATCAGGGGAAGAAATGGAAGACATCTTTGGTGCAGGGTTCCAGTTGTATGCGGATTTGTTCCGACTGCCGGGACTTACTGATGCACAGAAGAAGGTACGGGAAGTCTGTCTACTCGTACAACATCGCATTGCCAGCGGACGCCAGCATGTATACAAAGATATTGTCGAGCAGGCATTAGTTTTCACGAAAGAGCATTATGCTGACCCGGACCTGTCCATTCAGAAGGTGTGCGGGCATTTGCATATCAGCTCCGGTTATTTTTGTGGCATTTTCAAAAAAGAAGTACAACTTACCTTCCTGCAGTACCTGATGCAGATCCGAATGGAGGCAGCGCGTGAACTACTTCGCTCGACCGAGCTGAAGTCGTTTGAAATTGCGGAGCAGGTTGGCTTTGCCGAACCCAATTACTTCAGTTTTTGTTTCAAAAAACATATTGGTGTCTCGCCCAAAGAATATCGTAAACAGGCTTCCCAGGCGGCAAGTGAAGGTTCAATCCGATGA
- a CDS encoding sensor histidine kinase, which yields MGVQLRSRLRSSRVSSIRFIITWSFSVFIVLVLTIMAMLLHDKFTQAAERSAELTTRQIVDQVSYNLEDYVRSMSHLYRAIEEHMLRDGTWEGELVDKQLDTLLSSREDIISITLLDSTGKLLKNRPTAELKTSAHVTQQGWFQSALRVPDHLSFSLPHIQNMYTGPYKWVVSMSKGITIRQNGQDRQVILLVDINFKQMDELSRRVSLGQRGYVYIIDESAGNIVYHPQQQLMYMGLKSENIEQALVASGSYEDEADGQKRLNTVKSVANIGWKIVGVAYLDEIMTTRQEVNGYLIRVLVVVLVLVILVSLFLSSSLTRPIRRMERKMKAVERGDFNVELPIEGPLEVERLSRRFNLMVNKIRTLMDEIIHEQEQKRRLELEALQAQINPHFLYNTLNSVVRMVGMSRNEEVITMITSLSRLFRISLSQGKTIITIREELEHAQHYLTIQQMRFKRKFNFTIKADDTFLDCLTLKLVLQPLIENAIVHGIEYHMDEGSIEVDVYREDNKLVFRITDNGVGMTEEQMSGLLSGRPVVKSGAGSGVAVRNVHDRIRLYYGEGFGLEFASELEEGTTVWVRIPIQSQQKEGEPDDRQYGE from the coding sequence ATGGGAGTTCAATTACGCTCTCGTCTGCGTTCGTCCAGAGTCAGCAGTATCCGGTTTATTATAACGTGGTCCTTTTCCGTCTTCATCGTCTTGGTGCTAACCATCATGGCGATGCTTCTGCATGACAAGTTCACGCAGGCTGCCGAGCGAAGTGCGGAACTGACGACGAGACAGATTGTGGATCAGGTTAGTTATAATCTGGAGGATTACGTCCGCAGTATGTCGCATCTGTACCGTGCCATTGAGGAACACATGCTGCGTGACGGGACATGGGAAGGGGAACTGGTGGACAAACAGCTTGACACACTGCTCAGCAGTCGTGAAGATATCATCTCGATTACTTTGCTTGATTCCACGGGGAAATTGCTCAAGAACCGACCTACAGCCGAATTAAAAACCAGCGCCCATGTGACACAGCAAGGGTGGTTTCAGTCTGCGCTTCGTGTGCCGGATCACCTGAGTTTCTCGTTACCTCATATTCAGAACATGTACACAGGCCCATATAAATGGGTCGTTTCCATGAGCAAAGGCATAACGATACGGCAAAATGGTCAGGATCGGCAGGTTATCCTGCTGGTCGATATCAATTTCAAACAGATGGATGAACTGAGCCGTCGGGTCAGTCTGGGGCAACGAGGATACGTGTATATCATCGATGAAAGTGCGGGCAATATCGTGTACCATCCGCAGCAACAATTGATGTATATGGGACTCAAAAGCGAGAATATCGAACAGGCTTTGGTGGCTTCCGGCAGTTACGAAGATGAAGCAGATGGACAGAAAAGGCTGAATACCGTGAAGTCCGTTGCCAATATCGGCTGGAAAATCGTCGGTGTTGCTTATCTGGATGAGATTATGACCACTCGTCAGGAAGTGAACGGATATCTCATTCGTGTATTGGTCGTTGTACTGGTACTGGTCATTCTTGTCTCGCTGTTCTTATCCTCCAGTCTGACTCGTCCGATCCGGCGAATGGAGCGCAAGATGAAGGCCGTGGAGCGCGGGGATTTCAACGTGGAGTTGCCTATTGAAGGGCCGCTGGAGGTGGAACGACTATCTCGTCGCTTCAACCTGATGGTCAATAAAATTCGCACCCTGATGGATGAGATTATCCATGAACAGGAGCAGAAGCGGCGTCTGGAGCTGGAAGCCTTGCAGGCCCAGATCAATCCACATTTTCTATATAATACTCTGAATTCAGTAGTGCGCATGGTAGGCATGAGCCGCAATGAGGAAGTGATTACGATGATCACGTCTCTCTCGCGCCTGTTCCGCATCAGTCTCAGTCAAGGCAAAACGATTATCACGATCAGGGAAGAGCTGGAGCATGCGCAGCATTATCTGACGATTCAACAGATGAGGTTTAAACGCAAATTTAACTTTACGATTAAGGCCGATGATACGTTTCTGGATTGCCTGACATTGAAGCTGGTGCTCCAGCCCCTGATTGAGAACGCCATTGTTCATGGCATCGAGTACCACATGGACGAAGGAAGTATTGAGGTTGATGTTTATCGTGAGGACAACAAGCTGGTGTTTCGCATTACAGATAATGGGGTCGGCATGACGGAAGAACAGATGTCGGGATTATTAAGTGGTCGTCCTGTGGTTAAAAGTGGTGCAGGCTCCGGCGTAGCGGTGCGCAATGTGCATGACCGAATCCGGCTCTATTATGGGGAGGGCTTCGGACTTGAATTTGCAAGTGAGTTGGAAGAAGGCACCACGGTCTGGGTTCGGATTCCCATTCAATCGCAGCAGAAGGAGGGCGAGCCTGATGACAGACAATATGGAGAATAG
- a CDS encoding sugar ABC transporter substrate-binding protein: protein MTDNMENRNDIHSHRVVGSYIRTFWKKVAASFPGIRKRRLLTLTAASCCLLICSACGLSSPDATAVPPRIALITPAGTGELAEAIWLGTEAAAKENGAELITVEAYPSDGDVYTPAILDSAGSQMQVKQANINSQTLSRSAREQAQVKAAASALKQGASALLVDPLSEKALSDIIQEAQTTNSDGTIVPVIVLNDEFPVKGITSFISMDNVEAGRQAGQAMAELLEGKGHVALLGPDPLNSGLIQREQGVMEALEQYPDIQVEPKSICNTRDGCWQTVKQLLDQQEVDGFITLQEPASLGAADELNRRKSADKVRIVGFGSEQQQLEQLQEGVFDHLIVQNGYSAGYLGLNQAVARLNNQQVQARVLLETKLVSTDNMFWMDNQKLLFPFVQ, encoded by the coding sequence ATGACAGACAATATGGAGAATAGGAACGATATCCACAGCCACAGAGTTGTAGGGTCATACATTCGTACGTTTTGGAAAAAGGTTGCTGCGAGCTTTCCTGGAATTCGGAAACGTCGATTATTAACCCTGACAGCTGCAAGCTGCTGTCTGCTCATATGCAGCGCCTGTGGCTTATCAAGTCCCGATGCTACGGCAGTACCGCCACGTATCGCGCTGATTACGCCAGCTGGAACAGGGGAACTTGCGGAAGCCATCTGGCTTGGTACCGAAGCGGCTGCCAAAGAGAACGGAGCCGAACTGATTACCGTGGAAGCATACCCTTCCGATGGTGATGTGTACACGCCTGCCATTCTGGATTCTGCTGGAAGTCAGATGCAGGTCAAACAGGCAAATATCAACAGCCAAACGTTGTCTCGCAGTGCGCGAGAGCAGGCTCAAGTGAAGGCCGCCGCATCGGCTTTGAAGCAGGGGGCATCAGCTCTATTGGTTGATCCCCTAAGTGAAAAGGCACTTAGTGACATCATTCAGGAGGCACAGACAACAAATTCCGATGGAACCATTGTTCCTGTCATTGTGCTTAACGATGAATTTCCCGTGAAAGGCATCACCAGTTTCATCTCGATGGATAATGTTGAGGCGGGAAGACAGGCGGGCCAGGCTATGGCGGAGCTTCTGGAAGGGAAAGGGCATGTGGCCTTATTGGGCCCCGATCCTCTTAATTCTGGTCTGATTCAGAGAGAGCAGGGAGTTATGGAAGCCTTGGAACAGTATCCTGATATTCAAGTGGAACCCAAATCGATATGTAATACACGAGATGGATGTTGGCAGACTGTGAAGCAATTGCTGGACCAGCAGGAGGTGGATGGCTTCATTACTCTTCAGGAACCTGCTTCTCTGGGAGCAGCCGATGAACTGAATCGACGCAAATCTGCGGACAAGGTGAGGATTGTTGGATTCGGTAGTGAACAACAGCAACTGGAGCAATTGCAAGAAGGGGTCTTTGATCATCTCATCGTCCAGAATGGATACAGTGCAGGTTATCTGGGATTGAATCAAGCCGTTGCGCGGCTGAACAATCAACAGGTGCAAGCGAGAGTGTTACTTGAGACCAAGCTGGTTAGTACAGACAATATGTTCTGGATGGATAACCAGAAGTTGTTGTTTCCTTTTGTGCAATGA
- a CDS encoding galactose ABC transporter substrate-binding protein: MKKTWMTLLITACMVVAAGCSSGGDSAGGSTGTDTGGQTAAGTETPKIGVAIYKFDDTFMTGVRNAMTAAAEGIATLDIVDSQNAQPTQNEKVDLFVSKKYNAMAVNPVDRTAAGVIIDKAKAANIPVVFLNREPVAEDMNKWDKVYYVGAKAEESGTISGQLIVDYWKAHPEADKNGDGKLQYVMLKGEPGHQDAELRTKYSVQAIQDAGIEVEALAEDTAMWDRVKGQEKMQAFLASHGDKIEAVLANNDDMALGAIEALKAAGYFKDGKSMPVVGVDATAPAIQALQDGTMLGTVLNDAKNQGAATVALASVLAKGETPTKENTQYDITDGKYVWIAYKKITKDNIADAQ, encoded by the coding sequence ATGAAGAAAACATGGATGACACTGTTAATTACGGCATGTATGGTTGTGGCGGCGGGTTGTAGCAGTGGCGGAGACAGTGCAGGTGGAAGTACGGGAACGGATACAGGAGGCCAGACAGCAGCCGGTACGGAAACGCCCAAGATTGGTGTTGCCATCTACAAATTCGATGATACATTCATGACGGGTGTACGTAATGCGATGACCGCAGCAGCGGAAGGTATTGCGACCCTGGATATCGTGGATAGCCAGAATGCACAGCCGACCCAGAATGAGAAAGTTGATCTGTTTGTGTCCAAGAAATACAATGCGATGGCCGTGAACCCGGTGGACCGGACGGCGGCAGGTGTCATCATTGACAAAGCCAAGGCAGCGAACATTCCAGTGGTATTCCTCAACCGTGAACCAGTGGCGGAAGATATGAACAAATGGGATAAGGTGTACTACGTAGGAGCAAAAGCGGAGGAGTCCGGCACGATCTCTGGACAGCTGATTGTGGATTACTGGAAAGCACATCCGGAAGCGGACAAAAACGGCGATGGCAAACTGCAATACGTCATGCTGAAAGGGGAACCGGGTCACCAGGATGCAGAGCTTCGGACCAAATATTCGGTTCAGGCGATCCAGGATGCCGGTATCGAAGTGGAAGCGCTGGCGGAAGACACGGCGATGTGGGATCGGGTGAAAGGTCAGGAGAAAATGCAGGCGTTCCTGGCCTCCCATGGTGACAAGATTGAAGCTGTTCTCGCAAACAATGATGACATGGCCTTGGGAGCCATTGAGGCATTGAAAGCAGCCGGATACTTCAAGGATGGCAAATCCATGCCGGTGGTAGGTGTGGATGCAACAGCTCCTGCTATTCAGGCTCTACAGGATGGTACAATGCTGGGCACGGTGCTTAATGATGCCAAGAATCAGGGTGCGGCCACGGTGGCACTGGCTTCCGTACTTGCCAAGGGTGAGACACCAACGAAGGAAAATACCCAATATGACATTACAGATGGTAAATACGTCTGGATTGCCTACAAAAAGATTACGAAAGACAACATTGCCGACGCCCAATAA
- a CDS encoding sugar ABC transporter ATP-binding protein — protein sequence MESPYLLEMNGVSKAFPGVQALSQVTLKVKPGTVHALMGENGAGKSTLMKCLFGMYRPDEGTIRIEGKDVDIPNSKAALQQGISMIHQELNPVPHRPVMENIWLGRFPMRGILVDEKRMYTDTLALFKDLNLDIDPKAQAGTLSVSKIQSMEIAKAVSFQSKVIVMDEPTSSLTGKEVDQLFAIINELRSRGVSIIYISHKMEEILTISDEVTIMRDGFVVGTWDAVDLTTDLIITRMVGRDLDERFPERTNVPGEVILKAEGLTSNQSKSFCDVSFELRKGEVLGIGGLVGAQRTELIESLFGLRGLASGTISIHGRKVKINSPAAAKRHNIALLTEERRVTGIFPVLSVYENTIIASLGRYRNRVGLLDEKKGREEAREQTQKFRTKTPSVNTLIRNLSGGNQQKVLLARWLLTDPEILLLDEPTRGIDVGAKFEIYTIITELARQGKSIIMISSEMPELLGMSDRIMVMSEGRLTGIVDGADATEQDIMRLAAQQRMA from the coding sequence ATGGAGTCACCTTACCTGCTGGAGATGAATGGAGTTTCCAAAGCATTCCCGGGTGTGCAGGCACTAAGTCAGGTCACATTGAAGGTGAAGCCGGGAACGGTTCACGCCTTGATGGGAGAGAATGGAGCGGGAAAATCCACGCTTATGAAATGTCTGTTCGGCATGTATCGCCCGGATGAAGGAACGATACGCATCGAAGGGAAGGACGTGGATATTCCGAATTCCAAAGCGGCACTTCAGCAAGGGATATCCATGATTCATCAGGAGCTGAATCCGGTACCGCATCGTCCGGTGATGGAGAATATCTGGCTGGGTCGTTTTCCGATGAGGGGAATTCTGGTGGACGAGAAACGCATGTATACCGATACACTGGCGCTGTTCAAGGACTTGAACTTGGATATTGATCCGAAGGCTCAAGCTGGAACACTATCTGTCTCCAAGATTCAATCGATGGAAATCGCCAAGGCGGTCTCATTTCAATCCAAAGTCATCGTCATGGATGAGCCAACTTCTTCCCTGACGGGGAAGGAAGTGGATCAGCTCTTCGCCATTATTAATGAACTGCGCAGTCGTGGCGTGTCCATAATCTACATTTCCCACAAGATGGAGGAGATCCTGACGATCTCGGATGAAGTGACGATCATGCGTGATGGCTTCGTTGTCGGGACATGGGATGCTGTAGATCTAACGACAGATCTGATCATTACGCGTATGGTTGGCCGTGATCTGGACGAACGTTTCCCGGAACGGACGAACGTACCCGGTGAAGTGATATTAAAAGCCGAGGGGCTGACATCAAACCAGTCTAAATCGTTTTGTGATGTATCCTTTGAGCTGCGAAAAGGTGAAGTGCTCGGCATTGGCGGCTTGGTTGGAGCACAGCGGACAGAACTGATTGAGTCCTTGTTTGGACTGCGCGGACTCGCTTCAGGTACGATTTCGATTCATGGGCGCAAGGTGAAGATTAACTCCCCCGCAGCAGCGAAGCGTCATAACATCGCGTTGCTCACCGAAGAACGAAGAGTCACAGGAATCTTCCCGGTGTTGTCGGTGTATGAGAACACGATCATTGCCAGTCTGGGGCGCTACCGAAATCGCGTGGGCTTGCTGGACGAGAAAAAAGGCCGCGAAGAGGCACGTGAGCAGACGCAGAAGTTCAGAACCAAAACGCCTTCAGTTAACACGCTGATTCGAAACCTGTCTGGCGGCAATCAGCAGAAAGTTCTGCTGGCCCGTTGGTTATTGACCGACCCGGAGATACTGCTGCTGGATGAACCGACACGTGGAATTGATGTAGGGGCCAAGTTCGAGATTTACACCATTATTACGGAACTGGCTCGTCAGGGCAAAAGCATTATCATGATTAGCTCGGAGATGCCCGAACTGCTGGGGATGTCGGATCGCATTATGGTGATGAGCGAAGGGCGTCTCACCGGAATCGTGGACGGAGCAGATGCAACAGAGCAGGATATTATGAGGCTGGCCGCGCAGCAGCGGATGGCTTAG
- the mglC gene encoding galactose/methyl galactoside ABC transporter permease MglC, translating into MNTQMINQVKQYVTQRAIFIVLILLIIGIAIADPNFLAFSTLRDILQQSSTRAIIALGAAFILVTGGVDLSAGRVVGLTAVVSASMLQIDEYANRFFPDLPHLWVGLPILVGITAGLFVGLVNGLIVAKLHVPPFIATLGTMVAVYGLNSIYFDTEPNQSQPIGGLRPDFTVIGSGYIDLGGGYSIPYIVLIAIAVALICWVIFNKTRLGKNMYAIGGNIQAAHVSGIHVARNLVALYAIAGALYGLGGVLEAARTGGATNNYGNMYELDAIAACVVGGVSTAGGIGTVPGVMAGVLIFGVINYGLTFIGVSPYWQLIIKGLIIVAAVAFDIRKYMAKK; encoded by the coding sequence ATGAACACACAGATGATCAATCAAGTGAAACAATATGTAACACAACGCGCCATCTTTATCGTACTGATTCTGCTCATCATTGGTATAGCTATTGCCGATCCGAATTTTCTTGCCTTCTCCACACTGCGGGACATCTTACAGCAGTCCTCCACACGGGCCATTATTGCGCTTGGTGCAGCCTTTATTCTTGTCACGGGCGGGGTCGATCTGTCCGCTGGACGGGTGGTTGGTCTGACGGCGGTTGTATCGGCATCGATGCTGCAAATTGACGAGTATGCAAACCGCTTCTTCCCCGATCTGCCCCACTTATGGGTGGGTCTGCCGATCCTTGTCGGGATTACCGCAGGTCTGTTTGTGGGATTGGTAAATGGACTCATTGTCGCCAAATTACATGTGCCTCCTTTTATCGCAACGCTGGGTACAATGGTTGCCGTGTACGGACTGAACTCCATTTATTTTGATACGGAACCCAACCAGTCACAGCCGATCGGAGGATTGAGACCGGACTTCACCGTCATTGGCTCTGGATACATTGATCTGGGCGGGGGTTATTCCATCCCGTATATTGTCCTCATTGCTATTGCGGTGGCATTAATCTGCTGGGTGATCTTTAACAAAACACGTCTCGGCAAAAACATGTACGCGATCGGTGGCAACATTCAGGCAGCACATGTATCCGGGATTCATGTGGCACGCAACCTGGTTGCCCTGTATGCCATTGCGGGTGCACTGTATGGTCTGGGTGGTGTACTTGAGGCAGCACGCACAGGTGGAGCAACAAACAATTACGGTAACATGTATGAGCTGGATGCGATTGCCGCATGTGTGGTAGGCGGTGTATCAACGGCAGGAGGTATTGGAACGGTACCTGGGGTTATGGCGGGTGTACTGATCTTCGGGGTCATTAACTATGGTCTGACGTTTATCGGTGTAAGTCCATACTGGCAGTTGATTATCAAAGGATTGATCATTGTTGCTGCGGTGGCTTTTGATATCCGTAAGTATATGGCGAAAAAATAA